The window GACGTTGTGAGCCGCTACACTTTAAATCTTGGATCTGCAACAAATACGCGTTGATCTCATTCTATCAAATCTCAGCTGCACACAGGCTCAACTATGACTGCACCTTCTTCAACGCTGGTATAGCGCGACCTGAAATCAGCGAAAGTGCAAAAACAAAGGATTCTAGTGAAAAGTTTATCATACATGGAAGTGTAAATGCCGGATGAACAGAACCTATCGGTTTTTTTAGTTGCTTGAACGATACTGGCTTCAACGGGATTTAAGAAGGCAAAATATGCAGAAAATATGCAGACTATACTATCCAATTAGTCATAAATATCGTCTTTGATGATGAGCAtttcttagattgactctttaAAGAAACCGCGCTATGAGAAAAATTCCCAACGCTACCATAATAACAGCATGTATAAGAGCTGGAATATGACTATGTTCCTCCCGTTTCTATATTATAACACTTCAGTAGAATCAAGATGACGTAAAGAGAGTGCATTCGAAATAGTTTTTATACTGAGAAGAGATATAATTCACTTTTGTACCTTGTGGGCTTGCCGTAGGAGTATCAACGCACTATATTAGTGGAAGCTAGGGCGAGAAGTATCATTTTCGTTGTCATCCAAAATAAGTTTCACTCCGTTGTTCTTAAGGCCGTTAACAATAGCCCAAACTTTTGTGCGATTCTTGAAACCTTTCTTCTCGACCTCCTTATTTACATTGACATGGATCCCGTTTCCTTGCCCCTGATCAAGACCCTCCACTTTGAGACGCATTGCCAACACTTCACCTACGATTGCTGCAGCCTTTGCGTTGCAAGTTCTACCACACTCCAGTGACTGTTTCACTGAATGTTCAACCGTTGATGATGTTGCTACTATACGACCGTTGTTCCTGTCTACCACATTTGCAGTGATGTACTTCAACGATATGAACAATCTCAACACATACCTCTTCATCAACgtcatatttcaaaaatccaatcTGTTAGAGAGGAAGTTATATTAGTGAGAGCAAAAAATTAGCATCTCTAGAAAAGAGGTAAAAGACTCGTTTTTTCCCTCTCCTCACGAAATATATATCGAGTGCAATCTTTCCTCTTAAGATTGTGATTGCAGGTCCGGCGAGAACTGCATTAACATCTTGGCACAAGAGAGCAatagaaattttacaaaaatcagAGAAAATAGCTAAACAACAAAATCCGTCACTAAATGATGAATTAGCAACACATTACCAAAAGATTCTGTTAACAACATATTAACGACAATGTTCGTAGCTAATTCCAGTTTTCCTGTAGCGATCTTCTCCTAATATAATAAATCTTCTCCAACTATCCGAACTTctccaaaaacacaaaattgacAGAACATAAAAACAAAAAGGTTACGATACCAAAACAACTACACCTCAAACAGTGCTTCTAAAACGGAAAAGCACAACAAGGCAACAAGGTTCGTGGGGCTTGAAGCAAAATCGAAaagtacaacaacatacccagtataatcccacaagttGGTTGGGGAGGGTAGGATGTATGCCGATCGCCGATCGccgaccttacctctacctttgtagggtagaggggttgtttccgatagagCAAAAACAGAAGGTGAAGTGCATAATTCACAGAAATTTAAAAATGCCAAACATAGATGGATTTAGAagtataataatcaaaataactaattttagCAATAGATATATACACTAATGCCAACATTATCCAAATCCTCAAAGTTGAGATTCAAAGAACTGCCACTTTTCTTCTGGATCACTTTGTGGCGTCAtcgtttgaatttttttttctttttttctgagAACGGTAATATTAGTCTAAAGATCCTCAGGTATACTACAATTAAAGTGTAGCCCGCCTTCAAAAGTGTTACGTCTTACAAACTTTACATCTATCACATGATCCTATAAATaatctagaacatcaaagatATCTTCTGCTTGAGCTGTTACATtctgtttacaccaaaaataaaacaaagctcGACATTTCATCTTAAAATCCTGTAAATTGTTTTGCTCGTCTTCGAAGCATCTCAAGTTCCTTTCTTTCCACACTGTCCATCGGATGTAAGTGGGGACAAGCTTCCATCTGTGGTGCATTTCACACCTTGTTAGAGCAGTTGAAAAGCCCCGTTATATTCCTTGGTTTCACCCAACTGGTCTTTCTCAAATTAACGAACATTCTCTAGATCCGTCCAAAGATAGTTGACTGTCTCTGCTTGTTCTTTGCATAAGCAGCACCTGGAACACAACTGAAATCCTCTCTTGTTCGGGTTTCATGAGTCAGTACTGCATCTTTGGCTAAGAGCCATGTGAAGCAGTTCACTTTGTAAGAAACTTTAGCTTACCAAATCATCTTCCAAGAACACAATTTTCTCTTAATCACAAGGCTTCACCCACATGAAACAAAAACCCGCCGCTTTGCAACCTTGATCACTTTGAGCGACGACGATGCCTTTTAATTACACTGGCCTCAACCCAAAACTAGATGCAGTCAGCGATGTGACTCCTCTATAGCCATTCCACTCCACTTGGGTCTGTCTTATTTCACTACATAATACTTTGACTTTTACGACAAACTAGGATTTCTCTAATCTCAAATCTATCCTACAATGCCAAATAATCATGGATAGAACTAAGACGACACATGTTAAACACTAGACCTAACATAAGAGCCTTAACTCTCACTAGTTAGTATCATCTTATGGATACTTCGCTTTCAATGTATTCTATTCTTCACGGCTTCTAGATGAATTCTAAATAAGCGTAAAGCTACTTTATCTTATTTGTACTTGAACCTCAAACTTTTATTAACATTTTCCAGCTTCATTCTCAAACTGTGGGCTCACTGGTTAATCTTCGAGTTAGTACTGCAAAATGTCAATACACTGTTTGCACTTAAACCAGAATTTTTCTATTAGAAGCACAGTACGAATACATACAAGATGATGTTATAACTGTCACCCGATGATTTAAATTTACATTTATCAAAAGCGAAAAAAGCTATAAGGTCCACTACGGTTTTAtccaagactaataattataaagcatgaatgacaaatatatggacaaagaatttgaaaataaaactcacgataaagtaaaatatcaattgtttagtgccACCTCTTCAAGAGAGGCTCACTAGAAGGAAAAGTATTTCTTTGAACCTTGACGATTACACTAAAGCTCACATTAAGCGAAGTGAATTGCTCAACACATTTTGAGCATCGCTTCAGAGCTTAGTGCGCACACCTTTGAAAATACTGAATGATATCATGACTGACTTCAtttccttgagccgagggtcCATCAGAAAgacggaaacaacctctctacctcccaaAGTAGGAGTAAGGTCCATCAGAAAGACGGAAATAACACACTACTATTGCTAGCCAAATGCCCTCCAAAGAGTGACAACATTCAATCAATTAATCTATCTATCAATCAGTCTTTAACAGCTCGGATCAAACATATGAATCATCCTCTTACCAACATATCCAATGTAATCCCAagcgtggggtctggggagggtagtgtGTACGCAGATGTTACCCCTATCTTCTGACGTAGAGGCACTTTTTATAATGGACCCTCGACCAAAAGAATTTATTATAACATATATAAACAATTTATTCAGAACCTAGCAAGCAAAAAAAATGtgatttagaaatcataaacaaaaaATCTTGGCTCAGCCCCTAGTATAGCCCTCCACAATCATTCACATAGGGGATATCTACACGATCTACCCACGTGGATTGTAATGTAATTTTGATTCTACAATCATAAATTAGGAAACACAACAAGGAACTACAACGATAAACATTCATGAACTAATATAACTTCCACGAGCTACACTAACCTGATTCAACTTTCCTTTGGCTCTTCAATCATGCACTCAAAAGAATTCAGCAGAATCAAAAACCTATCTGCGCAAAAATCGATGGAACCCtgagaaaaatcaaaactttaatccACCAAAAAATCAGAAAATCCAACAAGaactactaaactgaaaaaaACAACACTGATCCATAAGCAACAAAGCAgaaaaaaagatcaagaatttggAAAAGGTGTTTCTTTCAACACTAATTCTACAAAAACAGGCAGATAAGTATATAAAAAACAAAACTTTTAAGGGCTCGTTTGGTTTGGGAACATGTTCTCCCGGGACTGTTGTTCCACCCTCAACGtgggataaaaataacactacaatcccCAGATACctggataagttatcccgagatTTTAttccaaccaaacatgggatgaactcatcctaaaattaatccCGGAATTAGTTATCCCCTTATCCCTCATACGAAACGATCCCTTAAGTATACATAGAGCAAAAAGTAACCCCAAGAGCTCAAAACAAAGAATTTCATCTAAAAATGCCAGGAAACGAATCAAGAATTGAGTAAAAATGATTTCTTTCAACACAAACTCTACAAAAAAAGGCAAAGAAgtatataaaaatcaaatctttaagTTTACATAGAGCAAAAGAGTAATCCCAATTGCTAAACACAAAGAATTTCACCTAAAAATGccagaaaaaaatatcaaagaattgACTAAAAATGATTTCTTTCAACATAAACTAAGTAGAAACATGAAAAGAAACAtataaaatcaaaactttaagtTTACATAGAGCAAAAACCAAAGAATTTcacctaaaataaaatcaagaatttagtAAAAGTGATTTCTTTCAACACAAACTCTACAAAAACAGGCAAATAAGCATATGAAAATCAGATTTAAGTTCACATTGAGCAAAAACCAAAGAACTTTCACCTGAAAAATGGATAACTTAAACAATATGGatcaaagaaaatagaaatatttatatAACTTGATGTAATTAAACACTCAATGCAGATAAATATTTACGCCTTTTAAGTTCCATCATTCACTGTGTGGTGAAAAATTGAATCCCAGCTATATAACTTGgtaaatgaattttaaattattcttttaatatatttttttataaaacactGACGTCTGAGCCGGCTTGTGTGCACCCAAttaattactatataaatcattaTACCATAAAGAAGATAGTAACTATATATGGAAAATAAGCTTCTCTTTCCACGTGTGGAAGGTGACAAAAACTGGCCTAGACACCACAGTTAGGATCTAGTACGCCcccgaactatgatcaaatttactACGACACACTCCAAACTGGCCTAGACACTGCAGTTAGCATCTAATATGCCCCTGAACTAtaatcaaatttgctacgacacactccaactacACGAGGGTCCTATtaaactccttaactcaattttagcatatttttgtcactcttttgtGTTGATGTGACATCTTTCATCAGCTTTTTTTTCTGACATGACACATTTAATGTGTACCCATTTTTCAATAAAACtgtcatgtcagcacaaaaggacgacaaaatatactaaaattggaGTGTctcgtgaagttggagtgtgttggAACAACTTTGACACTAATTCGAGGGGGTATTTGGATGCTTTATCTCAAAAAAGAACTTACAAACACAGAAACCTAATTCTTAGCTAAGAGTATAAATTCTTTAATCTCTTCCTTAATTTTTCAAAtggaatatttaaaaaaattgaaagataaaactACTTTTTCATCCAAATATGTtcataaaaattcaatctttaatttttttttcatttgaatcAAATGAATTTTAGgccaaataaaattattaataaaaaaagaaagagagagaattaCCAGTTTAAAATTGTTAGCTTCAAAAATTGATTCCAAGTTTAAGGAAGAATGTTTTGAGAATAGGGATTTTGGATTATGAGGAAAATGAGTCCTCAACTATGGGCTCTAATTCGTTTAAAGCCCAATTCCACATGGGCTCTATTTCGTTTAAAGCCCAATTGCCTATTATCTGAAGGCGAGTATCATTTCATCATAATAGCCATCAAAAACTAATTACCTGAATCTAAAGCACCGTCCAATCATTACATTTTCAATTTCGTTGCCAAAAATGAAGTCTTGAACTAACGATCACCGTCCAATCATCCTTGGAGACATCCATTGAATCATCAACGTGCTAAAattgtactccctccgtttaaaaaaataataatttattttgacttgacacaaaatttaaaaaaataaaaaagacttttgaatcttgtggcattaaattaaagttgtgtcaaatgtaccaaaatgttctttaatcttgtggtcctaaatagggctgggcataaaataccaaaaatcgaATTATCGAACCGAAtcgaaaaatttggtaattggtattcgctaatttggtatttggtatggtatttgggagtaaaattttaacatTTCGGTATTTGGGATTGGGTTTCGttcaagatattaataccgtttggtattcggtatttaccgaatatcgaattttatatatatatatgtctaaccaactcaatagacaatagtattagtcGTTTCAAAAAATCTCTTGAAActtggtaatatattcgtaaaaagaaacaaaaaaaatactaaataaggtttctattaaatatactcttttaaGTTTAGACGTACATTTGCacttctccaactttaatatggtaaaaCCAAATATCGTACCGAACCGAAGTTTAATTTAACGATTACCGAATTACCCAACCGA of the Capsicum annuum cultivar UCD-10X-F1 chromosome 11, UCD10Xv1.1, whole genome shotgun sequence genome contains:
- the LOC124888744 gene encoding uncharacterized protein LOC124888744; translation: MTLMKRYVLRLFISLKYITANVVDRNNGRIVATSSTVEHSVKQSLECGRTCNAKAAAIVGEVLAMRLKVEGLDQGQGNGIHVNVNKEVEKKGFKNRTKVWAIVNGLKNNGVKLILDDNENDTSRPSFH